The genomic region GTTTTGTTAAATTGATTTTACAACTAGAAACAATTAAAAATTTTAATAACCTTAAAAAAAAGAGTATGAACTATTCTACAATTAAAAAAACAGCTGTTGCAGCTTCTTTAGTAGCCGCTTTAGGTTTCGCAGAGACTGCACAAGCACAAACCCCAACTGTATTTGGTGGTAGATCACAATACAGAACTTGGTCAATCGGTGTTCAAGGTGGTATCACTACTCCTAACACAATCTTAGGCGGTTCTAACGCGTTTGGTCAAAAAGTTGGTTACTTCCAAAATAAAGTAGGTGAGTACTATGGTTTAACTATCCGTAAACAATTCTCTCACTTATTCGGTTTAGAGTTAGAAGGTAACCGTGGTCGTATCAAAACTTACAACCATGAATTAGCGCCTAACGGTGGTGTTGAGAACAGTTTATTAGCAAAATCTGCTGAAACTTCAGTTAACTGGGCAGCTAGCTTAAATGGTGTATTCCAATTAGGTACTATCGACTTCATGAGAAGAGAAAACGCTGTTAATTTCTACGCTAAAGTTGGTTTAGGTGTTATGGCTCATAACCCAGTTCAATTTGCTAACAATGACTTCACAGGTACTGAAGTTTTCAACAAAGAAGGACAATGGGGTGAAGAAATCTTCGGAGATCGTGAAGCTACTGGAGATCGTGACAACCGTTTAACAGGATTTATCCCAGTTGGTGTTGGTGTTAAATTTAAATTATCTGAAGTTGTTGCCTTGAACTTAGGTTACACAATGAACTTCACTGATGATAACTTATTGTACGGACCAGCTAGATCTGACTACAAAGGTAAATTCTCTAACGTATACGGTGGTTTAGAGTTCACTCTAGGTTCACGTGATAAAGAAAGCTTAACTTTCACAAACCCAGTTGCTACTTTATATGATGAGTTAAAAGATCCTTCATTACGTAACGAAGTTGAAGCATTGAAACAACGCGTATCTACTTTAGAAGGTACTGTTGATCAATTAAGCAAAGACTCTGACGGTGACGGTGTATCTGATAAATTTGACAAATGTCCAGGAACTCCTGCAGGTACTGTAGTTGATGGTTCAGGATGTCCAATCAAATTCCCAGAAGCACAACAATTAACTGAGACTGGTTCAGGTTACTACGCTCCAATTCAATTCGAATTTGATAGCTCAGTATTAAAAACTGAATCTTACTCAACTTTAGATAAATTAGCTAAAGAATTGCGTGACAACAACGCATCTGTAACTTTAGATGGTTATGCATCTGCAGAAGGTACTGAAGCTTACAACTTGAACTTATCTAAAGACCGTGCTAATGCAGTAAAACAATACTTAGTAAACGCTGGAGTATCTGCATCAAGCATTTCGGCTAACGGAAAAGGCGAGTCTAACCCAGTAGCATCAAATGATACTGAAGAAGGTCGTGTTCAAAACCGTCGTGTTGAGATCAAAAAATAATTGTTAATAACAATTATTAGACGATAAAGAA from Sphingobacterium sp. BN32 harbors:
- a CDS encoding OmpA family protein; translated protein: MNYSTIKKTAVAASLVAALGFAETAQAQTPTVFGGRSQYRTWSIGVQGGITTPNTILGGSNAFGQKVGYFQNKVGEYYGLTIRKQFSHLFGLELEGNRGRIKTYNHELAPNGGVENSLLAKSAETSVNWAASLNGVFQLGTIDFMRRENAVNFYAKVGLGVMAHNPVQFANNDFTGTEVFNKEGQWGEEIFGDREATGDRDNRLTGFIPVGVGVKFKLSEVVALNLGYTMNFTDDNLLYGPARSDYKGKFSNVYGGLEFTLGSRDKESLTFTNPVATLYDELKDPSLRNEVEALKQRVSTLEGTVDQLSKDSDGDGVSDKFDKCPGTPAGTVVDGSGCPIKFPEAQQLTETGSGYYAPIQFEFDSSVLKTESYSTLDKLAKELRDNNASVTLDGYASAEGTEAYNLNLSKDRANAVKQYLVNAGVSASSISANGKGESNPVASNDTEEGRVQNRRVEIKK